A single region of the Halichondria panicea chromosome 10, odHalPani1.1, whole genome shotgun sequence genome encodes:
- the LOC135342569 gene encoding prostaglandin E synthase 2-like has protein sequence MANMNSLGLVLRARLRTKAGQCHLSNGISRCPVRAYSTRTLSSVQIPRWGASAMWGASAGLVALLGYSFSSHADCLSNEIPSLTLYQYATCPYCCKTRAFLDYYQVPYTVVEVNPLFRKETKFSEYKKVPFVTGGGVQVNDSTLIVSSVRSAMVNNGLSISQALDFYPLVPYTDSKGKTQEDRANKYFIMFPDGGSDSLSLAQRREEREWREWVDNKLVHILPSNIYRTFSESITSFDYISSVGNFSRFERVATKYIGAVSMFLISKKLKKRYHLKEDVRESLYDACSEWLAAVGDRRFMGGDSPNLADLAVYGVLSSTEGMGPTFVDVMAHTKIETWYRDVQHCVDKGLGGNTDKED, from the exons ATGGCCAACATGAATAGTCTCGGTCTTGTGTTGAGAGCTCGGTTGAGAACTAAAGCTGGTCAGTGTCACCTCTCCAATGGTATCTCAAGATGTCCAGTCAGGGCCTACTCCACCCGCACACTCAGCAG TGTTCAGATACCTCGGTGGGGGGCAAGTGCTATGTGGGGGGCAAGTGCTGGACTAGTTGCTCTATTGGGCTACTCCTTCTCATCACATGCAGACTGTCTCTCCAATGAGATCCCATCCTTGACACTGTATCAGTATGCTACGTGTCCATATTGCTGCAAGACGAGGGCCTTCCTTGACTACTACCAGGTGCCTTACACGGTGGTGGAAGTCAACCCTCTCTTTCGTAAAGAGACAAAGTTCTCTGAATACAAGAAAGTTCCCTTTGTGACTGGGGGAGGTGTACAG GTGAATGACTCTACCCTCATAGTGAGCTCTGTGCGAAGTGCCATGGTCAACAATGGACTCTCTATCTCTCAAGCACTTGACTTCTATCCCCTGGTCCCATATACTGACAGTAAAGGaaagactcaggaagacagagCCAATAAGTACTTCATAATGTTCCCTGATGGTGGGTCTGACTCCCTCTCACTAGCACAGAGGAG GGAGGAGAGGGAGTGGAGAGAATGGGTCGACAATAAGTTGGTGCATATTCTACCTTCCAACATCTACCGCACCTTCTCTGAGTCTATCACATCGTTTGATTACATTTCTTCTGTTGGTAACTTCAGTCGCTTTGAGCGCGTGGCTACCAAGTATATTGGAGCTGTGAGCATGTTCCTAATATCCAAGAAGCTCAAGAAGCGTTATCACCTCAAGGAAGATGTTCGTGAGAGTCTGTACGATGCTTGCAGTGAGTGGTTAGCAGCTGTTGGAGATCGGAGATTCATGGGAGGGGACAGTCCCAACCTGGCTGACCTG GCCGTGTACGGTGTATTGAGCTCTACTGAGGGAATGGGCCCAACATTTGTTGATGTCATGGCCCACACTAAGATCGAGACCTGGTACAGAGATGTTCAGCACTGTGTAGACAAAG GGCTTGGAGGAAACACAGATAAAGAGGATTGA
- the LOC135342567 gene encoding leucine-zipper-like transcriptional regulator 1: MAMSVNATPSPEKVASGALSMESLLSTDDDTDTASKISADVDTDMTLNFTRRMSSNLWKKLSSCEEFVGAKRSKHTIVAWNNRIYVFGGDNGRRMLNDFLVSHIRDSSWARVVYTGTPPAPRYHHSAVVFQDSMFVFGGYTGDIYSNSNLRNKNDLFEYKFTTSQWIDWSDRISGDLPPARSAHGAVIYDHHLWIYAGYDGHTRLNDMWRIDLISPSPKWEEITQTGDSPPTCCNFPVAVIDNDMFVFSGQSGAKITNNLYQFNFNNRVWVRIRTEHLLRGSPSPPQRRYGHTMVAYRRCLYVYGGGAADGILDNDVHCFDVDSRAWSVMAPVESSDVPCRRVFHSAAVWNNGMYVFGGTVESATNRSGDLYRFSLSTFPKCTLVNDFGRLLKEEQFCDTHVSVGGCFVKAHAVVLAARSPYLCRKLLAVYQATSNPESSPCFLLNHPLSLELPEVSGEAFKLAVYSLYTDRIHPHLETCSARGVSSAQMLLMVDVYKVALLLEAELLVQLSMQYIKASINEQNVLLVLKNATELGLNSLKDYCLQFIVRESNYKAVIMSSTFESLDRSLMLQIIRRQQSHSRPTSPDPPGSGATPPSLQHDLQQLLASDTGKSFTDILLKVGQDIVPSHKAVLAARSSYFEALFRSFNPEDHCVEITFGKHVPSLQAFMSLLRYIYHGQVEMPPQDSLHIFSAPNFFGFYNSQLHCHCKASLERNVCKENVLRMLEASDSIEVLVMKRHCLDMIANNFPDVVRDPYLRELPRELLLDILDILASDM, translated from the exons ATGGCTATGTCAGTTAATGCCACTCCTTCCCCAGAGAAAGTAGCCAGTGGTGCCCTATCAATGGAGTCACTGCTCTCAACTGATGATGACACTGACACAGCCTCCAAGATCAGTGCTGATGTAGACACTGATATGACCCTCAACTTTACTCGTAGGATGTCATCCAATCTCTGGAAGAAACTGTCGTCTTGTGAAGAGTTTGTCGGTGCCAAACGCAGCAAGCACACGATTGTAGCATGGAACAACAGGATCTATGTGTTTGGGGGGGACAACGGGAGGAGAATGCTGAATGACTTCCTAGTGTCTCATATCCGGGACTCTTCGTGGGCTCGTGTGGTGTAcacag GTACCCCCCCTGCTCCACGCTATCATCACTCTGCTGTTGTCTTCCAGGACAGCATGTTTGTGTTTGGAGGCTACACTGGAGACATCTACTCCAACTCTAACCTGCGTAACAAGAACGACCTCTTTGAGTACAAGTTCACCACAAGTCAATGGATTGATTGGAGTGACAGGATCAGTGGAGACTTGCCTCCAGCACGCTCAGCTCATGGTGCTGTTATCTATGACCACCATCTCTGGATCTATGCCGGCTATGATGGCCACACACGACTTAACGACATGTGGCGTATTGACCTGATCTCCCCCAGCCCAAAGTGGGAGGAGATCACTCAGACTGGAGACAGTCCCCCCACTTGCTGTAACTTTCCTGTGGCCGTCATCGATAATGATATGTTTGTATTCTCTGGACAGAGTGGAGCCAAGATCACCAACAACCTCTACCAGTTCAACTTCAACAATCGTGTGTGGGTTCGTATTCGTACAGAGCACTTGTTGCGTggttccccctccccccctcagAGGAGATATGGTCACACAATGGTGGCTTATAGGAGATGTCTCTATGTGTACGGTGGTGGGGCTGCAGATGGAATACTGGACAATGACGTTCACTGTTTTGATGTTGATTCTCGGGCATGGAGTGTAATGGCTCCCGTGGAGAGCAGCGACGTTCCTTGTAGGAGAGTGTTTCATTCTGCTGCAGTCTGGAATAATGGCATGTATGTGTTCGGTGGTACTGTGGAGTCAGCCACTAACAGAAGTGGTGATTTGTATCGATTTAGTCTCTCTACTTTCCCAAAGTGTACACTTGTCAATGATTTCGGTCGCCTGCTTAAGGAAGAACAGTTTTGTGATACTCATGTGTCAGTGGGTGGTTGTTTTGTGAAGGCACATGCTGTCGTATTAGCTGCACGATCTCCTTACCTTTGCCGCAAGCTCTTGGCTGTGTACCAAGCTACAAGCAACCCTGAGAGCAGCCCGTGTTTCTTACTCAATCATCCTCTGTCATTGGAGCTGCCTGAAGTGTCTGGAGAAGCGTTCAAATTGGCTGTCTACTCTCTCTACACTGACAGAATTCACCCGCATCTTGAGACCTGCTCAGCTAGAGGAGTGAGCTCAGCACAAATGCTCCTTATGGTTGATGTGTACAAGGTGGCCCTACTACTAGAAGCTGAACTGCTGGTCCAACTCAGTATGCAATACATCAAAGCTTCTATTAATGAGCAGAATGTTCTACTAGTACTCAAGAATGCAACTGAACTTGGCCTCAACAGTCTCAAGGATTATTGTCTCCAGTTTATTGTGCGAGAGTCTAACTACAAGGCAGTCATCATGAGCTCCACCTTTGAATCACTCGATAGGTCCCTAATGCTACAGATCATTCGACGGCAGCAATCTCACTCACGCCCCACCTCTCCTGACCCCCCAGGGAGCggagccacacccccttcccTACAACATGACCTCCAGCAGCTATTAGCCTCGGACACTGGCAAGTCTTTCACTGACATCTTGTTGAAGGTGGGGCAAGATATAGTGCCCTCACACAAAGCTGTGTTGGCTGCACGGTCTTCATACTTTGAGGCTTTGTTCCGATCGTTTAATCCCGAGGATCATTGTGTGGAGATCACATTTGGTAAACACGTACCCTCTCTTCAAGCGTTCATGTCTCTATTGCGCTACATCTATCACGGACAAGTCGAGATGCCACCACAAGATTCATTGCACATATTCTCTGCTCCTAATTTCTTTGGCTTCTATAACAGTCAGCTCCACTGTCATTGCAAGGCAAGTCTGGAGCGCAACGTCTGCAAGGAGAATGTATTGCGAATGTTAGAGGCCTCTGACAGTATCGAGGTGCTTGTTATGAAGAGACACTGTCTGGACATGATTGCTAATAACTTTCCAGATGTTGTACGAGATCCTTACCTAAGAGAGCTACCAAGAGAATTGCTATTGGACATTTTGGACATTTTAGCCAGTGATATGTAA
- the LOC135342570 gene encoding peptidyl-prolyl cis-trans isomerase NIMA-interacting 1-like: protein MAGLPEGWELRESRSSGRSFYFNKFTKASIWDKPAAVPSGQVQASHLLVKHSGSRRPSSWKQDKITRSKDEAIEIIKGYRARIENGEIGFAELASEESDCGSARKGGDLGPFGRGQMQKPFEEATYGLGVGELSGVISTDSGIHIIIRTA, encoded by the exons ATGGCAGGACTGCCAGAAGGTTGGGAATTGCGAGAATCGCGCTCTTCTGGACGCTCCTTTTACTTCAATAAGTTTACCAAAGCCTCTATATGGGACAAGCCAGCGGCTGTGCCATCAGGACAG gtGCAAGCGTCTCATCTTCTGGTCAAGCACAGTGGCTCAAGGCGCCCATCGTCGTGGAAACAGGACAAGATAACTCGTTCCAAGGACGAAGCCATAGAGATTATCAAAG GATACCGTGCTCGTATTGAGAATGGAGAGATTggttttgctgagctggcaagTGAAGAGAGTGATTGTGGCAGTGCCAGGAAAGGTGGCGACCTCGGACCTTTTGGTAGGGGACAAATGCAGA AACCTTTTGAGGAGGCAAC GTATGGTCTGGGTGTGGGGGAGCTGAGTGGAGTCATCAGCACAGACTCTGGTATTCACATCATCATCAGAACAGCCTAA
- the LOC135342411 gene encoding palmitoyltransferase ZDHHC12-like, producing MKLLSADNAVRCFHFFLTIGIFLLLLESPSDLHDAWIHKSAYFFICTTLVTLSLFIYLLASLVNPGYLTQSPESSVDLQSSPGYCKVCHHLKPLRSKHCYSCGHCVRKFDHHCPWLGNCVGERNHRLFLLFLLLEAPLTCWGAVIAWSGLSFSDSPPLLVWATSILPLLLSLILLCGGAVTTSLLAFYHTYLMLTGQTTWEQASGTHYLHAFDQGCPRNLTSFVCAWSNWEQLYDQKTNNQNSVC from the exons ATGAAGCTCTTGTCTGCTGATAATGCTGTCAGATGTTTCCACTTCTTCCTTACTATTGGAATATTTCTGCTCTTACTGGAAAGCCCTTCAG ACCTCCATGATGCGTGGATACACAAGAGCGCTTATTTCTTCATTTGTACAACTTTAGTGACTCTCTCACTGTTTATCTACTTGCTGGCTAGTCTGGTCAATCCTGGCTACCTAACTCAGAGCCCAGAATCATCCGTG GACCTGCAATCATCCCCTGGCTACTGTAAAGTGTGCCATCATCTTAAGCCTCTTCGCTCCAAACATTGCTACTCTTGTGGTCATTGTGTGCGCAAGTTTGACCACCACTGTCCATGGCTGGGTAACTGTGTGGGTGAGAGAAATCATCGACTCTTCCTATTGTTCCTACTCCTTGAGGCCCCCCTCACATGCTGGGGGGCAGTCATTGCATG GAGTGGTCTGAGCTTCTCTGACAGCCCTCCTCTGCTGGTGTGGGCCACGTCCATCCTTCCTCTCCTGTTATCATTGATACTTTTGTGTGGAGGAGCAGTCACTACCTCTCTGTTAGCATTCTATCATACTTATCTCATGCTTACAGGACAGACCACGTGGGAACAAGCTTCTGGAACACATTATCTCCATGCATTTGACCAGGGATGCCCACGCAATCTCACCTCTTTCGTGTGTGCTTGGAGCAATTGGGAACAACTTTATGATCAGAAAACTAACAATCAAAACTCTGTCTGCTAG
- the LOC135342410 gene encoding mitoguardin 2-like, whose translation MKEMYFTKLKENLVEYLWSLRLSRRGRLGLALLTGVSLSILAGLVLRQRRRRYRPIPSTKRSTLHRSSTFNQASNTAEQRVDVLPAIVVIEESSPVLERWEETDHDSGSSDDSFHSTVDVLDLSPHALYLTALEVVSNGSVVVRTDRTELLQCSSQNDFLAKVYCVRLGFDHLLQSTNNRTYFISIAQHLMSDFLSSAGGNPTLFCEQFNELIDFMLDEESWRIAVEELSQRKVKAMNVYDIGVDFILLDSFDDLERPPSAFVSVLQNRWITTGMKKSALSAALWSVLKAKKGMLKHKNGFMTHFYALSETVTPAMAWGFMGTDESLKETCAHFKAVVLHFIRCVFSLESVRYSSVEVLSQDILSRAQEAAQDMRTFSPHTQ comes from the exons ATGAAAGAGATGTACTTTACCAAGCTAAAGGAGAATCTTGTCGAGTATCTATGGAGCCTGCGT CTCAGCCGGCGTGGTAGGCTAGGCCTGGCGCTGTTGACTGGAGTATCACTATCTATACTGGCTGGACTTGTGTTGAGGCAGAGGAGACGGCGATATCGACCCATCCCCTCCACCAAGCGCTCTACACTGCATAGATCCAGTACCTTCAATCAGGCCAGCAACACAGCAGAGCAGCGCGTAG ACGTACTTCCTGCTATTGTTGTGATTGAAGAGAGCAGCCCAGTGTTGGAGAGATGGGAGGAGACAGATCATGACTCTGGAAGCAGCGATGATTCATTCCATTCCACAGTAGACGTTCTTGATCTG tccccTCATGCCCTCTACTTGACTGCCCTGGAGGTGGTTAGCAATGGTAGTGTGGTTGTGCGTACTGACAGGACGGAGCTGCTCCAGTGTAGCAGTCAGAATGATTTCCTGGCAAAGGTCTACTGTGTTCGATTGGGCTTTGACCATTTACTACAGTCTACAAATAATCGCACGTACTTTATTAGTATTGCACAGCATTTAATGTCAGACTTTCTATCGAGTGCTGGAGGGAACCCTACTTTGTTCTGTGAGCAGTTCAATGAGCTCATTGATTTTATGCTGGATGAGGAATCATGGAGAATAGCAGTGGAGGAGCTCTCTCAGAGAAAA GTGAAGGCCATGAATGTGTATGACATTGGAGTGGACTTTATTCTCCTGGATTCATTTGATGACCTGGAGCGTCCACCGTCTGCTTTTGTATCTGTGCTACAGAATCGCTGGATTACCACTGGCATGAAGAAATCA gcCCTCTCTGCTGCATTGTGGTCTGTTCTCAAGGCCAAGAAAGGAATGCTCAAG CATAAGAATGGATTTATGACACATTTCTATGCTCTGAGTGAGACAGTGACTCCAGCCATGGCCTGGGGGTTCATGGGTACAGATGAATCTCTCAAGGAAACCTGTGCTCACTTCAAG GCTGTGGTCCTTCACTTTATTCGCTGTGTCTTCTCTCTTGAGTCAGTGCGCTACTCTAGTGTGGAGGTACTATCACAAGATATCCTGTCAAGAGCACAAGAAGCTGCTCAAGACATGAGAACTttctcaccacacacacaatga
- the LOC135342409 gene encoding uncharacterized protein LOC135342409 codes for MTDKQKVWQPDKSRALDSKEQEKGRGSYKQSSNKPPLKKRERKIRVAPVDSGYSTIERGGRCSLLDYTAPLTNGDQGLSCSDFSRWQDKELAPLSITRRAMPGVRNTMLSRLETRSSRRQRDAGVCEYQHLMDPCEHMEHYRTHCYTTLTCSSQEITPTRTELVNQGQQSLLKLEVKSLYRGDGFLRELASRLGVESIQEPQLLRHTPPSIVKKPRNKADLAIDLIPKPTSDEGEDDLCTPGTAWMVDNTKTPPTHRPLELPKISEVVSISHKTTSSTISINKYLRVNSRGDEDSKPTASLSSASDLTTEVTTDVTESTPNQQTPVHHQDKPLEKQLQDKPKVHTIDKAHKERLISSTAQSLGLSSRQWTTPPSNRQLSRYLNYSSRPATRERGLDGTRRLDSRQSRPSTKQESNRRRDNKRMSTRPSTRQEACLPLTQEHKLQQSSVKLKQSQSTRHKQKLDQLKSIYSQHSSTPSRPHTRPPSRLHTRPPTRAKEVVKLDTLDGSSYWNELRVESLNREEVSKNETKNDGFSSVQLLSQQSKSLSGKMLKNRTKHFLQMTGDKLTAGSSPVKITRHLSRLKRKFDRVLNIHKHEVVS; via the exons ATGACTGACAAGCAGAAAGTGTGGCAGCCCGACAAGAGCAGAGCTCTAGATAGCAAGGAACAAGAAAAGGGGCGGGGCTCATACAAGCAGTCTTCCAACAAACCACCTCTTAAGAAAAGAGAGAGGAAGATACGAGTAGCTCCGGTGGACAGTGGCTATTCCACCATTGAGAGAGGGGGGAGATGTTCCCTCTTAGACTACACTGCTCCACTCACCAATG GAGATCAAGGTTTGAGCTGTTCAGACTTCAGTAGATGGCAAGACAAAGAGTTGGCTCCATTGTCTATTACTAGAAGAGCTATGCCAGGAGTACGAAACACAATGCTTAGTCGACTGGAAACCAGAAGTTCTCGACGACAAAGAGATGCCGGTGTGTGTGAGTACCAACACTTGATGGATCCTTGTGAACACATGGAGCACTATAGGACACATTGCTACACCACTCTGACCTGTTCATCACAAGAGATCACACCCACAAGGACAGAGCTAGTGAATCAAGGCCAACAATCACTACTCAAGCTTGAGGTCAAGTCACTATATCGTGGTGATGGTTTCTTGAGGGAGCTGGCTAGTAGATTAGGAGTGGAGTCCATTCAAGAACCTCAGCTACTCAGGCATACACCACCATCCATTGTCAAGAAGCCACGCAATAAAGCAGACCTTGCTATTGACCTCATACCAAAGCCTAC ATCTGATGAGGGGGAAGACGATCTTTGCACTCCTGGAACAGCCTGGATGGTGGACAACACAAAG actccacccactcatcgcCCACTAGAACTACCCAAGATCTCAGAAGTGGTCAGTATATCTCACAAGACAACATCATCCACCATATCAATAAACAAGTACCTTCGAGTTAATTCTCGAGGAGATGAGGACAGTAAACCCACCGCGTCCCTAAGCTCTGCTTCTGATCTCACAACAGAGGTCACAACAGATGTCACAGAAAGTACACCTAACCAACAAACCCCTGTCCACCATCAAGACAAACCATTAGAAAAACAACTCCAAGACAAACCCAAGGTTCATACAATCGACAAAGCACACAAAGAAAGACTTATTTCATCCACGGCCCAATCACTTGGTCTGAGCTCTAGACAATGGACCACCCCTCCATCCAATAGGCAGCTGAGTAGATACCTCAACTACTCCTCAAGACCTGCCACGAGAGAGAGAGGATTGGACGGTACTAGAAGGCTAGACAGTCGACAAAGTAGACCATCGACTAAACAAGAGAGTAATAGAAGACGGGATAATAAGAGAATGAGCACTAGACCTAGCACTAGGCAAGAAGCTTGTCTGCCACTCACGCAAGAACATAAACTACAACAGAGCTCTGTTAAACTGAAACAATCTCAATCCACACGACACAAACAAAAACTGGACCAATTGAAGTCCATTTATTCACAACACTCTTCCACACCATCACgccctcacacacgcccacccTCACGCCTtcacacacgcccacccaCACGAGCAAAGGAAGTGGTAAAACTAGACACACTTGATGGAAGTTCCTATTGGAACGAGCTGAGAGTTGAGAGTTTAAACAGAGAGGAGGTTAGTAAGAACGAAACAAAGAATGATGGCTTCTCCTCAGTACagctgctgagtcagcaatccAAGTCACTCTCAGGAAAGATGCTCAAGAATCGAACTAAACACTTCCTACAAATGACAGGTGACAAGTTAACAGCAGGGTCCTCCCCAGTCAAGATAACACGACATCTCTCAAGACTCAAACGAAAATTTGACAGAGTTTTGAACATTCATAAACACGAAGTTGTGTCATGA
- the LOC135342407 gene encoding valine--tRNA ligase-like, producing the protein MLITGLRIVRLSLWRLTRSINTRGSRMADNCDKPKTPKQLEKERLKREKAAKYAEKQAKLAAATKTEGEATKGKKKAVGKQVVTYDIPTALGDKKDVSRCMPAGYSPVYVEAAWYQWWEKQGFFKPEYGRSSANEVNPKGTFMICLPPPNVTGSLHLGHALTCAIQDSIVRWQRMRGLTTLWNPGTDHAGIATQVVVEKKLKREKGLSRHDVGREGFVDEVWKWKHEKGDRIYHQLRKSGCSLDWDRAVFTMDEKLSRAVKESFVMLHDEGIIYRSNRLVNWSTRLKSAISDIEVDKMELSGRTLLAVPGYDQKIEFGVLVSFAYPVIGLDAEIVVATTRIETMLGDTAVAVHPHDDRYKHLVGRKLAHPFCDRELVVVADEMVEIGFGTGAVKITPAHDHNDYECGKRHSLPFVQMIDDDGNITDVCEQFKGMKRFLGRTAILEAVKEKGLYRGTQEHAMVVPVCSRSKDIVEPLIKPQWYVNCDEMAASAVQAVRSGELKLIPKMHDRTWYSWLENSRDWCISRQLWWGHRIPAYFVTFTDPSLPTGDPNEGSHWISGRTEEEALSKAAIKFNVHKDKIILQQDEDVLDTWYSSGLFPFSIFGWPDQTPDLKTFYPNQLLETGHDILFFWVARMVFFGQKLMGELPFSEVYLHAMVRDAHGRKMSKSLGNVIDPLDVVQGISLEGLHQRLAESNLDPKEIDRAKQGQKADYPDGIPECGTDAMRFALCAYTAQGRDINLDVNRVVGYRHFCNKLWNAVKFSIENALGSDYQPKPSSQLSGDESPMDKWILSRLAMAVQECNTGFKDYNFPQSTTALFNFWLYELCDVYLEVIKPVVYGSQEGPKAAARATLYTCLETALRLISPIMPFLSEELWQRLPRRPGDTTPSVTVAEYPEQAPTGREESLDARVGLMQEVVRVIRSLKQDYLPPKARPEVYLVCKNAETKETLGEFVDFIQTLSHVGMVHLTFDPAPNGCTMATVGSSCEAHLLLKGMVDVGKEVAKIEGKIGKLDSQLEKLMKAMSIANYQEKVPIEVKDANKDRMASLEQEKSLLESALTQLGNIEQN; encoded by the exons ATGCTCATCACTGGCCTGAGAATTGTAAGGCTTTCTTTGTGGAGACTAACAAGATCAATCAACACTAGGGGAAGCAGAATGGCGGACAA TTGTGACAAGCCCAAGACTCCCAAACAACTGGAGAAGGAGCGACTCAAGAGAGAGAAAGCTGCCAAGTATGCTGAGAAACAAGCCAAGCTAGCGGCAGCCACCAAGACA GAGGGGGAGGCTACAAAGGGCAAAAAGAAAGCTGTCGGCAAGCAAGTGGTGACGTATGACATCCCCACAGCACTTGGGGACAAGAAAG ATGTCTCACGGTGTATGCCTGCTGGCTACAGTCCGGTGTATGTAGAGGCTGCGTGGTATCAATGGTGGGAGAAACAAGGATTCTTCAAACCAGAATAtggt cgCTCGAGTGCTAATGAGGTAAACCCTAAGGGAACGTTCATGATCTGTCTACCTCCTCCCAATGTCACTGGCAGCCTCCATCTTGGTCATGCCCTCACCTGTGCTATACAAGACTCCATTGTCAGATG GCAGCGTATGCGTGGGTTGACTACACTCTGGAACCCAGGTACTGATCATGCTGGTATAGCCACTCAAGTAGTGGTGGAGAAGAAGCTCAAGAGAGAGAAGGGATTGTCCCGTCATGATGTGGGGAGGGAAGGGTTCGTTGACGAAGTCTGGAAGTGGAAGcatga GAAGGGAGATCGCATCTACCATCAGTTGAGGAAGTCAGGTTGTTCTCTAGACTGGGACAGAGCTGTCTTCACTATGGACGAg AAATTGTCACGAGCTGTTAAAGAAAGCTTTGTGATGCTTCACGATGAGGGGATCATATACCGAAGCAACCGTCTGGTCAACTGGTCCACCCGCCTCAAGTCAGCCATCTCTGATATTGAG GTGGACAAGATGGAACTGAGTGGGCGTACATTATTAGCTGTTCCTGGATATGATCAGAAGATTGAATTTGGTGTCCTCGTCTCATTTGCTTATCCTGTCATCGGATTGGATGCTGAGATTGTCGTGGCAACCACTCGTATTGAGACCATGCTTGGAGACACTGCCGTTGCTGTACATCCCCATGACGATCGTTACAAGCATCTGGTTGGTCGGAAGCTAGCGCATCCATTCTGTGATCGAGAGTTGGTGGTTGTGGCTGATGAGATGGTGGAGATTGGGTTTGGTACTGGAGCAGTTAAGATCACCCCAGCACATGATCACAATGATTACGAGTGTGGCAAGAGGCACAGTCTACCCTTCGTGCAGATGATCGATGATGATGGCAACATCACTGACGTCTGTGAGCAGTTCAAG GGCATGAAGAGATTCCTGGGACGTACTGCCATCCTAGAAGCTGTGAAGGAGAAGGGCTTGTACAGAGGTACACAAGAACATGCTATGGTGGTCCCTGTGTGCAGTAGGAGCAAGGACATTGTGGAGCCACTCATTAAGCCTCAGTGGTATGTCAACTGTGACGAGATGGCAGCCAGCGCTGTACAG GCTGTGCGCAGTGGTGAACTGAAGCTCATTCCAAAGATGCATGATCGGACATGGTACTCATGGCTGGAGAACTCTCGTGATTGGTGCATATCACGACAGCTCTGGTGGGGTCATCGTATCCCAGCGTACTTTGTCACCTTTACTGACCCCTCTCTGCCCACTGGAGAT CCTAATGAAGGCTCTCACTGGATAAG TGGTCGCACTGAAGAGGAGGCTCTGAGCAAAGCTGCTATCAAGTTCAATGTACACAAGGACAAGATTATCCTTCAGCAAG atgaggATGTGCTGGATACCTGGTATTCATCTGGTCTATTCCCATTCTCCATATTTGGATGGCCTGATCAAACTCCAGACCTCAAGACATTTTATCCCAACCAGCTCCTCGAGACAGGACATGATATCTTGTTCTTCTGGGTGGCTAGAATGGTGTTCTTTGGTCAGAAGCTGATGGGAGAGCTGCCCTTTTCTGAGGTGTACCTCCATGCCATGGTGAGGGATGCTCATGGTCGCAAGATGAGCAAGAGTCTCGGTAATGTCATCGACCCTCTAGATGTCGTGCAAGGAATATCATTGGAG GGCCTGCACCAACGGCTAGCTGAGAGCAATCTTGATCCCAAGGAGATTGACCGCGCCAAACAAGGACAG AAAGCAGACTACCCTGATGGCATACCGGAGTGTGGTACTGATGCCATGAGGTTTGCCCTGTGTGCCTACACTGCTCAGGGGAGGGACATCAACCTGGATGTCAACAGAGTCGTGGGATACAGGCACTTCTGTAACAAGCTCTGGAATGCTGTCAAGTTCTCCATTGAGAATGCACTGGGATCAGACTACCAACCAAAACCATCCTCTCAG CTCAGTGGAGATGAGTCTCCTATGGACAAGTGGATTCTGAGCAGACTGGCTATGGCTGTACAAGAGTGCAACACTGGCTTCAAGGACTACAACTTCCCACAATCCACCACTGCCCTGTTCAACTTCTGGCTGTATGAGTTGTGTGATGTGTACTTGGAGGTTATCAAGCCTGTCGTGTATGGCAGTCAAGAGGGACCCAAGGCTGCAGCCAGAGCTACTCT ATACACGTGTCTGGAAACAGCTTTGAGACTCATTAGTCCAATCATGCCATTCCTCTCAGAGGAGCTCTGGCAGAGGTTGCCACGACGACCCGGAGACACCACACCCTCTGTAACTGTAGCAGAATACCCTGAACAA GCTCCCACTGGCCGAGAGGAGAGTCTAGATGCTCGTGTTGGGCTCATGCAAGAGGTGGTTAGGGTCATAAGGTCACTCAAACAAGACTACCTACCACCCAAGGCTAGGCCAGAAG TGTATCTTGTGTGCAAGAACGCAGAGACAAAGGAAACATTGGGAGAATTTGTTGATTTTATTCAAACGCTGAGTCATGTGGGTATGGTCCacttgacctttgaccctgctCCTAACGGCTGCACCATGGCAACAGTGGGTAGTAGCTGTGAGGCCCACCTCCTCCTCAAGGGAATGGTGGACGTGGGGAAGGAGGTAGCAAAGATCGAGGGGAAGATTGGGAAACTGGACAGTCAATTGGAGAAACTCATGAAAGCCATGAGCATTGCCAACTATCAGGAGAAG GTACCTATTGAGGTTAAGGATGCGAACAAAGACAGGATGGCCTCCTTGGAACAAGAGAAGTCACTTCTGGAGAGTGCATTGACACAGTTGGGAAATATTGAACAGAACTAA